TACGCCCACCAAGATCAATAATATGATCTTCTTTGCCTTTGTCGCGGCGATGGTCATACCGTTCCAATCGATCATGATTCCGCTTGTGAAAGTGGCAAGCGATGTCGGGCTCATGGACAGCATCCCCGGGCTGGTGATCTGCTACTTCGGCTTCGGCGTTTCGATGACCGTATTCCTGTACCACGGCTTTATCAAATCGATTCCGATGGAGATCGAAGAATCGGCCACGGTGGACGGCTGCTCACCGTACGGTGTTTTCTGGCGCATTATTTTCCCGCTGCTGAAGCCGATGACCGTGACGATCATTTTGCTGAACAGCCTGTGGATCTGGAACGACTTTCTGCTGCCGTCGCTTGTCCTGAACAGTCCCGACCTGCGCACGATTCCGCTCGCTACGTTTTCCTTCTTCGGGCAGTATACGAAGCAGTGGGACCTCGCGCTTGCCGCGCTTGTGCTGGGCGTACTGCCGATCATCATCTTCTTCCTGTTCATGCAGCGGCATATCATCGAAGGCATTACGGCAGGTTCGGTCAAAGGATAATGTACGGGTTTTGGGAAAACCTAAAAAGGCGCTTCTACTGCGCCTTTTTAGGTTTTTTGTCGTTATTTGGCGACTAAACAAACTTTAATGTATGAAATGTTGACAAACTAACTTATTTTCCGTTAGGATGAAATTAGCAAAAAACACCACCACACAATCATCGTGAAAAAGCGATGCGCACCCACTCGATCGATAAGGAGATGGATAAGACGATGAAGTACGATGTAGCCATTATCGGCGCCGGTCCCGCCGGTGCAAGCGCCGCGCTGTTTACCGCGAAAGCCGGCAAGAAGACGCTGGTCATCGACAGCGATCAAAGCATCACGAAGCGGGCATGGATTGAAAATCATTACGGCGTAGCCGAAATTTCCGGCCCCGATCTCGTCGAGCTCGGCAAGAAGCAAGCGGGCAAATTCGGCGCCGAGTTTGTGACGGGCAAAGTGACTTCGGTGACGAAGTCGGACGACGGCTTTACGGTGGCCACCGAGGGCGGCAGCTATTCGGCCGGGCACGTGATTTTGGCAACGGGTCTGTTC
The window above is part of the Paenibacillus hamazuiensis genome. Proteins encoded here:
- a CDS encoding carbohydrate ABC transporter permease encodes the protein MEARSRYTGRVLGLEILGILLGLLFIVPFYFVIANSLKTFAEILINAAGLPKSLNFSNYVRVWDIMKFPKAFLNSLLITVFSNLGLVVISSMAAYRLVRTPTKINNMIFFAFVAAMVIPFQSIMIPLVKVASDVGLMDSIPGLVICYFGFGVSMTVFLYHGFIKSIPMEIEESATVDGCSPYGVFWRIIFPLLKPMTVTIILLNSLWIWNDFLLPSLVLNSPDLRTIPLATFSFFGQYTKQWDLALAALVLGVLPIIIFFLFMQRHIIEGITAGSVKG
- a CDS encoding NAD(P)/FAD-dependent oxidoreductase is translated as MRTHSIDKEMDKTMKYDVAIIGAGPAGASAALFTAKAGKKTLVIDSDQSITKRAWIENHYGVAEISGPDLVELGKKQAGKFGAEFVTGKVTSVTKSDDGFTVATEGGSYSAGHVILATGLFADLAEASGIATKPGTEPRVKTIVDVDAAGKTNIPGIWAAGAAAGVSLHTIITAGDGAKVAINVISEINGERYVDHDVLKS